From the genome of Gorilla gorilla gorilla isolate KB3781 chromosome 4, NHGRI_mGorGor1-v2.1_pri, whole genome shotgun sequence, one region includes:
- the SMIM3 gene encoding small integral membrane protein 3 — translation MDAVSQVPMEVVLPKHILDIWVIVLIILATIVIMTSLLLCPATAVIIYRMRTHPILSGAV, via the coding sequence atggatgcagtcaGCCAAGTCCCCATGGAAGTCGTGCTTCCCAAGCATATCCTGGATATCTGGGTTATTGTCCTCATCATCCTGgccaccattgtcatcatgacctcGTTGTTGCTGTGCCCAGCCACTGCAGTAATCATCTATCGCATGCGGACTCATCCGATCCTTAGTGGGGCTGTTTGA